A portion of the Edaphobacter bradus genome contains these proteins:
- a CDS encoding class I SAM-dependent methyltransferase: MRGIFGSSEGTRTSRGADAARVARHSSGWKELLKHLKTKESLRILDIGPTSSTNINYITSLGHSIYMANLVEEAAKPEWIIPAPDGETAFDVEHFLATNLNFTGRNFDIVLLWDTADYLPEPLVAPVFSRIHEVMEPGGLMLCFFHATPDPGANFSRYHLTDTEVVEMQRAGNFALHHIYSNRKIENLLSQFSTYRFFLAKDSLREVIVTR, encoded by the coding sequence ATGCGCGGTATCTTCGGCAGTAGCGAAGGGACACGAACATCAAGAGGTGCGGACGCTGCGCGCGTCGCAAGGCACTCCAGCGGTTGGAAGGAGCTTCTAAAGCACCTGAAGACCAAGGAATCGCTCCGCATTCTTGATATCGGTCCTACATCGTCCACGAACATCAACTACATCACCAGCCTTGGCCACAGTATCTACATGGCTAACCTGGTGGAAGAGGCTGCGAAGCCGGAATGGATCATTCCTGCCCCAGACGGCGAGACGGCCTTTGACGTCGAACACTTCCTTGCTACGAACCTCAACTTCACCGGCCGTAACTTCGACATCGTATTGCTATGGGATACGGCCGACTACCTTCCTGAACCGCTGGTCGCGCCAGTCTTCTCACGCATCCATGAGGTGATGGAGCCCGGAGGACTGATGCTTTGCTTCTTCCACGCGACTCCAGATCCGGGCGCCAACTTTAGTCGCTATCATCTTACCGATACGGAAGTTGTGGAGATGCAGCGCGCCGGGAACTTTGCTTTGCATCACATCTACAGCAACAGGAAGATTGAGAACCTGCTGAGCCAGTTCAGCACCTATCGCTTCTTCCTCGCAAAAGATAGTTTGCGCGAGGTTATCGTAACTCGATAG
- a CDS encoding bactofilin family protein has product MKPAEGSTVIGKSVSIRGDLSGKEDLYMDGEIEGTITLPENTLTVGPNARVMADIHARSVIVLGSIHGNLHATGRVELRHSAAVLGDIFATRLSMEENANLKGHVELMTSEASVSSSLQPVPSVATQDSLVLEPNA; this is encoded by the coding sequence ATGAAGCCAGCAGAGGGTTCCACCGTTATTGGCAAATCGGTCTCAATCCGCGGAGATCTCTCCGGAAAAGAAGACCTCTACATGGATGGCGAGATCGAGGGAACTATCACGCTGCCGGAAAATACCCTGACCGTGGGGCCGAACGCCCGTGTTATGGCGGATATTCATGCCCGGTCCGTCATCGTTCTGGGCAGTATTCACGGGAACCTGCATGCTACAGGACGCGTGGAGTTGCGTCACTCCGCAGCGGTTCTGGGTGATATCTTCGCCACCCGGCTCTCCATGGAAGAGAACGCCAATCTTAAGGGGCACGTCGAACTCATGACATCGGAAGCGTCCGTTTCGAGTTCCTTGCAGCCAGTTCCTTCCGTCGCAACTCAAGACTCCCTGGTTCTTGAGCCAAACGCATAA
- the mazG gene encoding nucleoside triphosphate pyrophosphohydrolase, which translates to MALLSPEPSHEADPIAEAVAIMARLRAPNGCPWDREQTFDTIKRHTLEETYEVFDAIERRAWPDLKDELGDLLLQVLFYAQMASEAGHFNIHDVAANLNAKLIRRHPHIFGDVEAGDSATVLRNWEQIKREEKKSSATQKDSLLADIPRSMPATLEAGKLGSRAAKVGFDWPDVDGLFEKLNEEIAELKQELQAAPGQASQIAAVEEELGDLLFTAVNLARHLKVDPESALRAANAKFRSRFAAMEQAAGGPEALTTHNPEQLEELWSKAKATVASASGASHS; encoded by the coding sequence ATGGCTCTGCTATCTCCAGAACCGTCTCACGAAGCAGACCCCATTGCTGAGGCTGTTGCGATCATGGCTAGGCTACGTGCTCCCAACGGTTGTCCCTGGGACCGGGAACAGACCTTCGACACAATCAAGCGACACACTCTAGAGGAGACCTACGAGGTCTTTGACGCCATCGAACGCCGCGCGTGGCCCGATCTGAAGGACGAGCTTGGCGATCTTCTGCTGCAGGTTCTCTTTTATGCGCAGATGGCCTCGGAGGCAGGCCACTTCAACATCCACGACGTCGCTGCCAACCTGAACGCCAAGCTGATCCGCCGCCATCCGCATATCTTCGGCGACGTTGAGGCCGGGGATTCGGCAACAGTGCTGCGCAACTGGGAGCAGATCAAGCGTGAGGAGAAGAAGTCCTCGGCAACTCAGAAGGACTCGCTTCTGGCCGATATTCCGCGCAGCATGCCCGCGACGCTGGAGGCTGGCAAGCTGGGCTCCCGTGCCGCGAAGGTAGGCTTTGACTGGCCCGACGTCGATGGCCTCTTTGAGAAGCTCAACGAAGAGATCGCCGAACTCAAGCAGGAGCTGCAGGCCGCGCCAGGACAAGCTTCGCAGATTGCAGCCGTGGAAGAGGAGCTGGGCGATCTGCTCTTTACAGCGGTCAACCTTGCGCGGCACTTGAAGGTCGATCCCGAATCGGCCCTTCGCGCTGCGAATGCCAAGTTTCGCAGCCGCTTCGCCGCGATGGAACAGGCGGCCGGAGGCCCGGAGGCGCTGACTACCCACAACCCGGAGCAGCTGGAAGAGCTGTGGAGCAAGGCGAAGGCCACGGTAGCCTCCGCCAGCGGAGCAAGTCATTCATGA
- a CDS encoding GNAT family N-acetyltransferase yields the protein MSSTLHGNIQIGHATTLEHFERCVALQLEVWGYTDGDLIPRRVFLVAQRIGGQVIGAFDGETMVGFAMALPGVRDGRPYLHSHMLAVLSQYRNAGLGRRLKLFQRDDAIARGIDLMEWTYDPLEIKNAHLNIVRLGAISRRYKADFYGPSSSPLQGGLPTDRLYAEWWLNSPRVVSTLLGEPQPVEVVERITVPHTIYQWKQDPQSKDLAQHLQLKNRLALESAFGRGLAVVGYERDAEGNGSFLLGPWSEPARKQS from the coding sequence ATGAGCAGCACCTTGCACGGCAACATCCAGATAGGCCACGCAACAACCCTCGAACACTTCGAACGATGCGTCGCTCTCCAGCTTGAGGTCTGGGGCTACACTGACGGCGACCTTATTCCCCGGCGTGTCTTCCTGGTCGCCCAGCGCATCGGCGGGCAGGTGATCGGCGCGTTCGACGGCGAGACGATGGTCGGATTTGCAATGGCCCTTCCGGGTGTCCGGGATGGGCGTCCCTATCTGCACTCGCACATGCTTGCGGTGCTGTCTCAGTACCGTAACGCCGGTCTTGGCCGTCGTTTGAAGCTCTTCCAGCGCGACGACGCCATCGCCCGCGGCATTGACCTGATGGAGTGGACGTACGATCCCCTGGAGATCAAGAACGCCCACCTGAATATCGTCCGCCTGGGAGCCATCTCTCGGCGCTACAAGGCTGATTTTTATGGTCCCTCGTCATCGCCCTTGCAGGGAGGCCTTCCGACGGATAGGCTATACGCGGAATGGTGGCTGAACTCTCCCAGGGTTGTCAGCACGCTGCTCGGAGAGCCTCAGCCGGTCGAAGTCGTCGAACGTATCACCGTCCCGCACACCATCTACCAGTGGAAGCAGGACCCTCAGAGCAAAGATTTGGCCCAGCATCTGCAATTGAAAAATCGGCTGGCGCTGGAGTCGGCGTTCGGGCGGGGTCTCGCCGTAGTCGGCTACGAGCGCGACGCCGAAGGCAACGGCTCGTTTCTGCTTGGTCCATGGAGCGAACCAGCTCGCAAGCAGTCGTAG
- the menC gene encoding o-succinylbenzoate synthase, protein MLNIDAIHMREINLPLAHPFETSFGLTTGRRILLIELEAEGLTAWGECVAGEHPYFSDEMIDTAWIITETELAPRLLDADIENGGSVPHILKQVRGHRMAKAALENAVWDLEAQVEKMPLSQLLGGTRKVIPCGVSIGIQPTLEQLLDKIDLELEAGYQRIKLKCKPGWDSNIFEAVRKRWPDIMLSCDANSVYRLKDIDHIATWDEFKLLMIEQPLWYDDFYFHSMLQKRIETAICLDESIRNRRDALAAIDMTSCRIINIKVGRVGGLSEAIAVHNAAEERGIPVWCGGMLETGIGRAHNIALSSLPNFSLPGDVSASKRYWSQDIIEPEVTVSSKGEIVVPTGIGSGYQVDKARIEALTVRRQTLRSRARVTA, encoded by the coding sequence ATGCTCAATATCGATGCCATCCACATGCGCGAGATCAACCTGCCACTGGCTCATCCATTCGAGACCAGCTTCGGCCTCACGACAGGCCGACGCATTCTTCTGATCGAGCTGGAAGCCGAAGGGCTGACGGCTTGGGGCGAGTGCGTCGCCGGCGAGCATCCCTACTTCAGCGACGAGATGATCGATACCGCGTGGATCATCACCGAGACGGAGCTGGCGCCGCGCCTGCTCGATGCAGACATCGAGAACGGCGGATCAGTTCCGCACATACTGAAGCAGGTTCGCGGTCACCGAATGGCGAAGGCTGCGCTGGAGAACGCTGTCTGGGACCTTGAGGCACAGGTCGAGAAGATGCCCCTGTCGCAATTGCTCGGCGGAACGCGCAAAGTGATCCCCTGCGGCGTCTCCATCGGCATTCAGCCTACACTGGAGCAACTGCTGGACAAGATCGACCTGGAGCTTGAGGCCGGCTATCAGCGCATTAAGCTGAAGTGCAAGCCCGGCTGGGACAGCAATATCTTTGAGGCCGTCCGTAAGCGCTGGCCCGACATCATGCTGAGCTGCGACGCGAACTCGGTCTACCGTCTCAAGGATATCGACCACATCGCCACGTGGGACGAGTTCAAGCTGCTGATGATCGAGCAGCCGCTCTGGTACGACGACTTCTACTTTCACTCCATGCTGCAGAAGCGAATTGAGACAGCAATCTGCCTCGACGAGTCGATCCGTAACCGCCGCGACGCGCTTGCGGCCATCGATATGACCTCCTGCAGGATCATCAATATCAAGGTCGGCCGTGTCGGCGGACTCAGCGAAGCTATCGCCGTACACAACGCTGCCGAAGAACGCGGCATTCCGGTGTGGTGCGGAGGCATGTTGGAGACCGGCATCGGGCGTGCCCATAATATCGCTCTCTCGTCGTTGCCGAACTTCTCGCTTCCAGGCGATGTCTCCGCTTCCAAGCGCTACTGGTCGCAAGACATTATCGAGCCCGAGGTCACCGTCAGCTCCAAGGGAGAGATCGTCGTTCCGACGGGAATCGGTTCGGGCTATCAGGTCGACAAGGCTCGCATTGAGGCTCTCACCGTGCGTCGGCAGACACTGCGTTCCCGGGCTCGTGTGACTGCTTGA